In one window of candidate division KSB1 bacterium DNA:
- a CDS encoding DegQ family serine endoprotease, with product MKRSYVLGGLLLVFVGVVIGLIVASNLNWTSPTAASSPEPKSNVVLGEQGPQSQAILEAQNTSRVFVEVVKKVAPAVVTITSEKKVQIQNPWRDFFGDDFFRRFFDYPDQEYIQRGLGSGVIVSKDGYILTNHHVIKDADQIYVVYNRKEYKAKVVGSDASTDIAVVKIEADEELPVVRFGDSDKLEVGEWVLAIGSPFSEVLEHTVTHGIVSAKGRRGLNISGSQMRFQDFIQTDAAINPGNSGGALVNLRGELVGINTAIVGQANVGIGFAIPINMARWVMEQLVSKGKVVRGWLGVWIQSVDEKIAKAYGLDRPMGALVTQVQKNSPAEKAGIKEGDLILEFDGRKIEDSQHLTNLVASYPPGAEVEVVLIREKSRRTLRVKLGERPEEERLARGGSARSQSLGLSVQTLTEDLASRLGYEGERGVVISEVEPGSPAARAGLRRGDLILEANRQKVSSAREFQSLVAELKPGDVLLLRVRRGENTFFAAIEVPEEKQ from the coding sequence ATGAAACGCTCGTATGTGCTCGGTGGACTTCTCCTGGTTTTCGTGGGCGTGGTGATCGGTCTCATCGTTGCCTCTAATCTGAACTGGACCTCGCCCACGGCGGCATCTTCGCCGGAACCCAAATCGAACGTCGTTCTGGGTGAGCAGGGTCCGCAATCTCAGGCTATCCTGGAGGCCCAGAATACCAGTCGGGTTTTCGTCGAGGTAGTGAAAAAGGTGGCCCCTGCGGTGGTCACCATTACCTCGGAGAAGAAGGTTCAAATTCAGAATCCCTGGAGGGACTTCTTCGGAGATGACTTCTTCCGCCGCTTTTTCGATTATCCCGACCAGGAGTACATTCAGCGGGGGCTGGGATCGGGAGTTATCGTGAGCAAGGATGGGTACATCCTCACGAACCACCATGTCATCAAAGACGCGGACCAGATCTACGTCGTTTACAACCGAAAGGAATACAAGGCAAAGGTGGTCGGCAGCGACGCCAGTACGGATATCGCGGTGGTGAAGATTGAAGCGGACGAAGAGCTCCCCGTAGTTCGCTTTGGCGATTCGGACAAGCTGGAGGTCGGCGAGTGGGTACTGGCCATCGGTAGCCCCTTCTCCGAGGTGTTGGAGCACACCGTGACGCACGGGATCGTAAGCGCGAAGGGGCGTCGAGGGCTTAACATTTCCGGCAGCCAGATGCGATTCCAGGATTTCATTCAGACCGACGCCGCCATCAACCCCGGTAACAGCGGCGGGGCGCTGGTGAATCTGCGCGGCGAGCTGGTGGGGATCAACACAGCGATCGTGGGGCAGGCGAACGTGGGCATCGGGTTTGCCATCCCCATTAACATGGCCCGCTGGGTCATGGAGCAGCTTGTCAGCAAGGGCAAGGTGGTGCGGGGATGGCTGGGGGTGTGGATCCAGTCCGTCGACGAGAAGATCGCCAAGGCCTACGGTCTTGACCGGCCCATGGGCGCCCTGGTCACGCAAGTGCAGAAGAACAGCCCGGCGGAGAAGGCCGGGATCAAAGAGGGGGATCTGATTCTCGAGTTCGACGGACGAAAGATCGAGGATAGCCAGCACCTCACCAACCTCGTGGCCAGCTATCCGCCGGGGGCGGAGGTTGAGGTGGTCCTGATCCGCGAGAAAAGCCGCCGAACACTGCGCGTGAAGCTCGGGGAGCGGCCTGAGGAGGAGCGCCTTGCGCGCGGGGGCAGTGCCCGGAGCCAGTCGCTTGGTCTCAGCGTCCAGACTCTTACCGAAGATCTTGCCTCTCGCCTCGGATACGAAGGCGAGCGCGGCGTCGTGATCTCGGAGGTGGAACCCGGAAGCCCCGCTGCCCGGGCCGGCCTGCGCCGTGGTGATTTGATCCTCGAAGCCAACCGCCAGAAGGTGTCCTCGGCTCGGGAATTCCAGAGCCTAGTGGCCGAGCTAAAACCCGGGGATGTCCTGCTCCTTAGGGTCCGCAGGGGTGAGAACACCTTCTTCGCGGCAATCGAAGTACCCGAAGAGAAACAGTGA
- a CDS encoding molecular chaperone DnaJ (chaperone Hsp40; co-chaperone with DnaK; Participates actively in the response to hyperosmotic and heat shock by preventing the aggregation of stress-denatured proteins and by disaggregating proteins, also in an autonomous, dnaK-independent fashion), whose amino-acid sequence MRKYGAGFGGFQGTGGWEEILRHFGQAGAGHRTGRVFTFDDLHGFGGLGDLFRQFFDFGDLFGSATQAQSRAESAGPEVEVEVPFLTAARGGEIVVEVNLPQRCEACGGTGARSAGARSVCRICGGSGRVVSDQGFFAVSRPCLACGGTGYVISDPCPVCRGQGEVTARRKFAVRVPEGTDTGSRIRLRRSIERRDGRRQDLILRFRVQPHHFFTRRGKDVYCEVPLRSEQLDRGARIRVSTVQGKKVEMRVPPGTRDGTVFRLRGMGVRTRQGVGDQFVRVRKAA is encoded by the coding sequence ATGCGCAAGTACGGTGCAGGCTTCGGCGGTTTCCAGGGTACCGGGGGATGGGAGGAGATTCTGCGCCACTTCGGGCAGGCTGGAGCCGGCCACCGCACCGGACGCGTGTTCACTTTCGATGACCTGCACGGCTTTGGCGGCCTTGGGGACCTGTTTCGCCAGTTCTTCGACTTCGGGGACCTGTTTGGTTCGGCGACCCAGGCCCAATCGCGCGCGGAGAGTGCCGGCCCGGAAGTGGAGGTCGAGGTGCCTTTTCTCACCGCTGCACGGGGCGGTGAGATTGTCGTGGAGGTGAATCTTCCTCAACGCTGCGAGGCGTGCGGCGGTACAGGGGCCCGGAGCGCAGGGGCGCGTTCGGTCTGCCGTATTTGCGGCGGATCCGGCAGGGTGGTGAGTGATCAGGGCTTCTTCGCTGTGTCCAGGCCCTGCCTGGCGTGCGGCGGCACAGGCTACGTGATCTCGGATCCTTGCCCCGTTTGCCGCGGCCAAGGGGAGGTGACAGCCCGGCGCAAATTCGCCGTACGTGTCCCTGAGGGGACCGACACAGGGAGCCGGATCCGGCTGCGGCGGTCGATCGAGAGGAGAGACGGACGCAGGCAGGACCTTATCCTCCGCTTCCGGGTACAACCGCACCATTTCTTCACCCGCCGGGGGAAGGATGTCTACTGCGAAGTGCCGCTGCGCAGCGAACAGCTGGATCGCGGAGCCAGAATCCGAGTGAGCACCGTGCAGGGGAAGAAGGTCGAGATGCGGGTGCCCCCCGGCACGAGGGATGGCACGGTGTTCCGTCTCCGGGGCATGGGTGTGCGGACCCGACAGGGCGTCGGGGACCAGTTCGTTCGCGTACGGAAAGCCGCCTAA
- a CDS encoding DnaJ domain-containing protein, with amino-acid sequence MEDDYYKILGVDRDADAEEIKRAYRRVAKECHPDVTHGDVEATERFRRATEAYEVLRDPQRRAAYDRKLRSQSAPASANRWGVLDLADELIWNMLREMRGFPAWEDFDAELEIELAPAEAQWGTRVSFDVPITHECGLCEGYGLSRSGAICPRCGGSGRVEASRRLVIAIPPGVRHGDRLRIPVPTGMRIIYLTALIRILS; translated from the coding sequence ATGGAAGACGATTACTACAAGATCCTGGGTGTGGATCGGGACGCCGACGCGGAGGAGATCAAACGAGCGTACCGCCGGGTAGCCAAGGAGTGCCATCCCGACGTGACGCATGGTGATGTCGAGGCCACGGAGCGGTTTCGGCGGGCCACCGAGGCGTACGAGGTCCTGCGGGACCCGCAGCGGCGGGCCGCCTACGATCGGAAGCTGCGGAGCCAAAGCGCCCCCGCCTCGGCCAATCGGTGGGGCGTCCTGGACCTGGCGGACGAGCTCATCTGGAACATGCTGCGCGAAATGCGCGGGTTCCCTGCATGGGAGGATTTCGACGCCGAGCTGGAGATCGAGCTTGCGCCCGCCGAGGCCCAGTGGGGGACGCGCGTGTCGTTCGATGTGCCGATCACGCACGAATGCGGGCTCTGTGAGGGCTATGGTCTTTCGCGGAGCGGGGCAATCTGTCCTCGCTGCGGAGGTAGCGGCCGCGTGGAGGCCAGTCGACGACTCGTGATCGCCATTCCGCCTGGTGTGCGGCACGGCGATCGGCTGCGCATCCCGGTGCCGACAGGCATGCGAATCATCTACCTTACGGCGCTAATCCGAATCCTGAGCTGA
- a CDS encoding Hsp20/alpha crystallin family protein, which yields MAVVRWRPVMRELLNFQDEFNRMVDEFFGRWPSLRGETGTLWVPAMDVYETDEGIVVKAELPGVRKEDLKISVDNNILTIRAEKKQDAPKDVSCYYCSERVFGTFQRSFTLPNTADATRVKATYRDGVLVIEIPKKEEARPKEIQVEVE from the coding sequence ATGGCAGTCGTGAGGTGGAGACCTGTGATGCGTGAGCTCCTCAACTTCCAGGACGAGTTCAACCGTATGGTGGACGAGTTCTTTGGGCGCTGGCCGAGTCTGCGCGGTGAGACCGGTACTCTGTGGGTCCCGGCCATGGACGTGTACGAAACCGATGAGGGTATCGTGGTGAAGGCCGAGCTGCCTGGGGTGCGTAAAGAAGACCTGAAGATCAGCGTCGACAACAACATCCTCACCATCCGGGCTGAGAAGAAGCAGGATGCGCCGAAGGACGTGAGCTGCTACTACTGCTCGGAGCGGGTCTTCGGTACCTTCCAGAGGAGCTTCACCCTGCCGAACACGGCCGACGCCACGCGCGTCAAAGCCACCTACCGGGACGGCGTCTTGGTGATCGAGATACCCAAGAAGGAGGAGGCCAGGCCTAAGGAGATCCAGGTTGAGGTGGAATGA
- a CDS encoding PEP/pyruvate-binding domain-containing protein, translated as MESRYYEKRLQRVRQHLERHPHLESKILRQLLIELHTAGKVSVERIYGEAEGKSSEASSRLWMEAGGVSRLTLERRRKIDELIIRYAARHFSIRKIDKIVNLAVRREYAQLLEDFANLPNVSFDLLAARVREFCSLPRGEIPLPEAEALGIRAALIRQFVSDQLEFIGVAKHHLRICDFLPIVDRAIGPKQGIGKIGGKAAGMLLAYKILTRDPEVADITRRVCLRIPESYYLRSDLYQQFVQENGLMLFYDQKYKPLEEIRKEYPVIREIFKNGEFPPEIVSRFRELLEEVGTHPLIVRSSSLLEDNFGSAFSGKYESIFLPNQGTFEDRLQALMGAVAEVYASTLGPDPIAYRREKNLIDYDERMAVLIQKVVGIRYRHYFLPIWAGVGFSRNVYRWSPRIRREDGLVRIVMGLGTRAVDRVASDYPRLIALGAPGLRPAIEAKDLIRYSQHWVDVINLARNRVESITLQELLGDMSEPFPDLHLIVSVNEEGHVRPPATKILDAQPQDLVITFDRLATETDFCANLRRMLQKLESVYGSPVDVEFAYDGEALYLLQCRPQAARIVMERVEIPRNIPKDRVIFTVEHDAPNALIRGIEYIVYVRPECYDRLTSVEERLEVARIVSALNDKLQDKKFILMGPGRWGSNDIRLGVRVRYSDINHARVLVEVARQRDGYTPEVSFGTHFFQDLVETGIVYLPLYPDEPGVVFRESLLLEAANKLPELLPEMEDWADAVRVVHLPSTTDGLTATLCSDGEADRAVLFLERNAV; from the coding sequence ATGGAGAGCCGCTACTACGAGAAGCGTCTCCAGAGGGTGAGACAGCATCTGGAGAGGCACCCCCACCTGGAGTCTAAGATTCTCCGGCAGCTCCTCATCGAGCTTCACACGGCCGGCAAGGTCTCTGTGGAGCGTATCTACGGAGAGGCTGAGGGGAAAAGCTCTGAGGCCAGCTCGAGGTTGTGGATGGAGGCTGGCGGGGTAAGCCGCCTCACCCTGGAGCGCAGGCGTAAGATTGACGAGTTGATCATCCGGTACGCGGCCCGCCACTTCAGCATCCGCAAGATCGACAAGATTGTCAATCTGGCGGTGCGGCGAGAGTACGCCCAGCTGCTGGAAGATTTCGCCAATCTACCCAACGTGTCCTTCGATCTTCTGGCGGCCCGGGTGCGCGAGTTCTGCAGTCTTCCGAGGGGGGAGATCCCTCTACCCGAAGCGGAGGCGCTCGGGATCCGGGCGGCTTTGATCCGACAGTTTGTGAGCGATCAGCTCGAGTTCATCGGGGTCGCCAAACACCATCTGCGCATTTGTGATTTCCTGCCCATCGTGGACCGAGCGATCGGTCCCAAGCAGGGGATCGGTAAGATCGGGGGCAAGGCGGCCGGAATGCTTCTGGCCTACAAGATTCTGACGCGCGACCCCGAGGTGGCGGATATCACCCGGCGGGTGTGCCTGCGGATCCCGGAATCGTATTACCTCCGCTCGGACCTGTACCAGCAATTCGTACAGGAAAACGGGCTCATGCTCTTCTATGACCAGAAGTACAAGCCCCTCGAGGAGATCCGGAAGGAGTACCCTGTGATTCGGGAGATCTTCAAGAACGGTGAGTTTCCCCCCGAGATCGTCAGTCGCTTCCGCGAACTCCTTGAGGAGGTGGGGACCCACCCGCTCATCGTCCGCTCCTCCAGTCTGCTGGAGGACAATTTCGGGTCCGCCTTTTCCGGCAAGTACGAGTCAATCTTTCTGCCCAATCAGGGCACTTTTGAAGACCGCTTGCAGGCCCTGATGGGGGCTGTGGCCGAGGTGTACGCCAGTACCCTTGGGCCCGACCCGATTGCCTACCGGAGGGAGAAGAACCTTATTGACTACGACGAGCGGATGGCCGTCCTGATCCAGAAGGTGGTAGGCATCCGCTACCGACACTACTTCCTACCCATATGGGCGGGGGTTGGCTTTTCGCGCAATGTGTACCGCTGGAGCCCTCGGATCCGCCGCGAGGATGGGCTGGTGCGGATCGTCATGGGCTTGGGGACGCGCGCTGTGGACCGAGTGGCCTCCGATTACCCGCGCCTGATCGCTCTTGGCGCTCCGGGATTGCGGCCGGCCATCGAGGCCAAAGACCTCATCCGCTACTCGCAACACTGGGTGGATGTCATCAATCTGGCGCGCAATCGGGTCGAGTCCATTACCCTGCAAGAGCTTCTTGGGGACATGTCCGAGCCCTTCCCTGACCTTCACCTGATCGTTTCGGTGAACGAAGAGGGCCATGTGCGCCCGCCCGCCACCAAGATCCTCGACGCGCAGCCGCAAGACCTGGTGATCACGTTTGACAGGCTGGCCACGGAGACCGATTTCTGCGCCAACTTGCGGCGGATGCTGCAGAAACTGGAGTCGGTCTACGGAAGCCCGGTGGACGTCGAGTTCGCCTACGACGGCGAGGCCCTCTATTTGCTCCAGTGCCGTCCGCAAGCCGCGCGAATCGTGATGGAGCGGGTCGAGATCCCGCGCAACATCCCAAAGGACAGGGTGATATTCACCGTTGAGCACGATGCCCCAAACGCCCTGATCCGCGGCATCGAGTACATCGTCTACGTGCGGCCGGAGTGCTACGATCGGCTGACCTCAGTCGAGGAACGCCTGGAGGTAGCCCGGATCGTCTCTGCCCTGAACGACAAGCTTCAGGACAAGAAGTTCATCCTGATGGGGCCGGGACGCTGGGGCAGCAACGACATTCGGCTCGGAGTCCGGGTGCGATACAGTGACATCAACCACGCCCGCGTGCTTGTAGAGGTGGCACGCCAGCGCGACGGCTACACGCCCGAGGTTTCGTTCGGGACCCATTTCTTCCAGGACCTGGTCGAAACGGGAATCGTGTACCTGCCGTTGTACCCCGATGAGCCTGGCGTGGTCTTCCGCGAATCCCTTCTCCTGGAAGCGGCCAATAAGTTGCCGGAGCTACTACCGGAGATGGAGGATTGGGCCGACGCCGTACGCGTTGTGCACCTGCCATCCACCACCGATGGCCTGACCGCGACCCTCTGCTCCGACGGCGAGGCAGACCGCGCGGTGCTGTTCCTTGAACGGAATGCCGTGTGA
- the trpA gene encoding tryptophan synthase subunit alpha — MGRLRETIESARQSKGAALVVFLMAGDPDLETSLEVLAHLEEWGVDVVELGVPFSDPIADGPVIQRASERALASGTTLFNVLELVQALRRRSGIPLVLFTYTNPVLQVGLGRFPALAKGAGVDGALVLDLPPEEADGYLEACRDADLETVFLVAPTSTDERIRRAARASSGFVYCVSRTGVTGEQREVEKEAEGLVGRIRRLTELPVAVGFGVSRPEHVQQIARYADAVVVGSAIVRSLEESPRAEVLSRVKGRIHELLKGLR; from the coding sequence ATGGGAAGACTAAGGGAGACGATTGAGAGCGCCAGGCAGAGCAAAGGGGCCGCGCTGGTCGTATTCCTGATGGCCGGCGATCCGGACCTCGAGACCAGCCTGGAAGTACTGGCGCACTTGGAGGAATGGGGTGTCGACGTGGTGGAGCTGGGTGTGCCGTTTTCGGATCCGATCGCCGACGGCCCTGTCATCCAGAGGGCCAGCGAGCGCGCTCTGGCCTCCGGCACAACCCTTTTCAACGTGCTGGAGCTTGTGCAAGCCCTGCGCAGGCGCTCCGGCATCCCCCTTGTGCTCTTTACCTACACCAACCCCGTCCTCCAGGTAGGATTGGGGCGGTTCCCTGCGCTGGCCAAAGGGGCGGGGGTGGACGGCGCTCTGGTGCTCGATCTTCCGCCCGAAGAGGCCGACGGGTACCTGGAGGCGTGTCGCGATGCGGATCTGGAGACCGTCTTTCTCGTTGCCCCCACGAGCACGGACGAGAGGATCCGTCGAGCCGCTCGCGCCTCGTCGGGATTTGTGTATTGCGTCTCACGGACCGGTGTCACAGGGGAACAAAGAGAGGTGGAAAAGGAAGCAGAGGGATTAGTGGGGAGGATCCGACGGCTCACCGAGCTGCCCGTAGCCGTCGGCTTTGGGGTTTCTCGCCCGGAGCACGTTCAACAGATCGCCCGCTACGCCGACGCCGTGGTGGTCGGGAGTGCGATCGTGCGCTCGCTGGAGGAGAGCCCGAGGGCGGAGGTGCTGTCCCGCGTGAAGGGCCGAATCCACGAGCTCCTCAAGGGGCTAAGGTAG
- the trpB gene encoding tryptophan synthase subunit beta: MKKGYFGRYGGRFVPETLMAPLEELEAAYREASGDPAFRRELEEYLRDYAGRPTPLYFARRLTQHWGGAKIYLKREDLLHTGAHKLNNTLGQGLLARRMGKSRLIAETGAGQHGVATATAAAVLGMECVIYMGSVDVERQALNVHRMRLLGAEVRPVHSGTRTLKDAINEALRDWVTHVRTTHYLLGSVLGPHPYPTMVRDFQSVIGREAREQILQREGKLPDLVVACVGGGSNALGIFHAFLEDDGVQLVGVEAGGLGLDSGHHAARFFEGRPGVLHGTFTYVLQSDEGQIRPTHSVAAGLDYPAVGPEHAFLREIGRAEYTSVTDDEAVEAFRLCAVLEGILPALESAHALAFAAKVAPTMRPDQCILINLSGRGDKDVQRVSGTWED, encoded by the coding sequence ATGAAGAAGGGATATTTCGGTCGCTACGGGGGGCGCTTTGTGCCCGAGACCCTGATGGCTCCCCTGGAGGAACTTGAGGCTGCCTATCGGGAGGCGAGCGGCGACCCCGCGTTTCGTCGGGAGCTGGAAGAGTACTTGCGAGACTACGCGGGCCGGCCCACGCCTCTTTACTTCGCCCGCCGTTTGACTCAGCACTGGGGAGGGGCAAAGATCTACCTGAAGCGCGAGGATCTCTTGCACACCGGAGCCCACAAGCTCAACAACACGCTTGGGCAGGGGCTTCTCGCTCGCCGCATGGGGAAATCACGACTGATTGCGGAGACGGGCGCCGGACAGCACGGTGTGGCGACGGCGACGGCCGCCGCCGTCCTGGGCATGGAGTGCGTCATCTACATGGGAAGTGTGGACGTTGAGCGTCAGGCCCTGAACGTCCACCGAATGCGGCTTCTCGGTGCGGAGGTCCGGCCAGTGCACTCCGGCACCCGTACCCTCAAGGACGCCATCAACGAAGCTCTGCGGGACTGGGTCACCCACGTTCGCACCACCCACTACCTACTCGGCTCCGTGCTGGGACCTCACCCCTATCCCACGATGGTGCGCGATTTTCAAAGCGTCATCGGGCGGGAGGCGCGCGAGCAGATCCTGCAGCGCGAAGGGAAGCTGCCGGACCTGGTCGTCGCCTGCGTCGGAGGCGGTAGTAACGCCCTCGGCATCTTCCACGCCTTCTTGGAAGACGATGGGGTGCAGCTGGTAGGAGTGGAGGCTGGGGGATTGGGCCTCGATTCGGGCCACCACGCGGCCCGTTTCTTCGAAGGACGGCCGGGGGTCCTTCACGGCACCTTCACCTACGTACTCCAAAGCGACGAAGGCCAGATTCGTCCTACCCATTCGGTGGCCGCTGGCCTCGACTACCCCGCGGTCGGCCCCGAGCACGCGTTCCTGCGAGAGATCGGCCGGGCCGAATACACGTCCGTTACGGACGACGAGGCCGTGGAAGCTTTCCGGCTCTGTGCTGTGCTGGAAGGCATTTTGCCCGCTCTGGAAAGCGCCCACGCCCTGGCTTTCGCCGCCAAGGTAGCGCCGACGATGCGTCCTGATCAGTGCATTCTGATCAACCTCTCCGGCCGGGGAGACAAAGACGTGCAGAGGGTAAGCGGCACATGGGAAGACTAA
- a CDS encoding phosphoribosylanthranilate isomerase: MCRVRVKICGITRLEDALAAAEAGADAVGFVFWPHSPRFVSLEEGGRMASRLPPFLQRVGVFVDSPPSEVRKAIEAVGLTTLQFHGKESPEYCSDWSLPVIKAFRTGPEFSLREVRPYRSVSAILVDGYRPGLMGGAGVRSDWTLAQRIKRYARVILAGGLTPENVGEAIRAVRPYAVDVSSGVEKRPGQKDWRLVFAFVRAVQRACQELEGE; encoded by the coding sequence TTGTGCCGTGTGCGGGTGAAGATCTGCGGCATTACACGCCTTGAGGACGCCCTGGCCGCAGCCGAAGCCGGGGCCGACGCGGTGGGCTTCGTCTTCTGGCCACATTCGCCGCGATTCGTGTCCCTCGAGGAGGGGGGGCGGATGGCTTCGCGCCTCCCGCCCTTCCTCCAGCGCGTGGGTGTGTTCGTAGACAGCCCCCCATCCGAAGTACGGAAGGCGATCGAGGCCGTGGGGCTGACGACGCTCCAGTTCCACGGCAAGGAGTCGCCGGAGTATTGCTCCGACTGGAGCTTGCCCGTGATCAAGGCCTTCCGCACGGGGCCGGAGTTCTCGCTGCGGGAGGTACGGCCCTACCGCTCGGTAAGCGCGATCCTCGTGGATGGATATCGGCCGGGGCTTATGGGAGGGGCGGGAGTGCGGAGCGACTGGACCCTGGCGCAGCGGATCAAACGTTACGCGCGTGTGATCCTGGCGGGAGGGTTAACCCCGGAAAACGTAGGGGAGGCGATTCGCGCAGTCCGTCCCTACGCGGTGGACGTAAGCAGTGGTGTCGAAAAAAGGCCGGGGCAGAAGGATTGGCGCCTGGTCTTCGCCTTTGTCCGAGCAGTGCAGCGCGCCTGTCAGGAGCTGGAGGGCGAATGA
- a CDS encoding indole-3-glycerol-phosphate synthase, translating to MLHQIAEIRRWDLEHLAQPGPDSWEKVDRPSFYRALSAPGLSLIAEIKRQAPSAGPLRPNASVRRRARAYELGGATAISVLTEPRFFAGSFHDLREAAQSTQLPILCKDFVVDRRQIQWATRAGASCVLLIAGILPGNSLRAFIQMCREEGLESLVEVFTAEELDRALDAGAEAIGINSRDLRDFSVRLERVLELRSRVPKGILVVAESGVRSTEDLRQIARAGFDGVLVGTALMRSPKPGTLLRHWREGLVPCAGEDLRHYTP from the coding sequence ATGCTTCACCAGATCGCCGAGATCCGCCGCTGGGATCTGGAGCACCTGGCCCAACCGGGCCCGGATTCCTGGGAAAAGGTCGACCGCCCCTCCTTCTACCGCGCGCTTTCCGCCCCGGGGCTAAGCCTGATCGCGGAGATCAAGCGGCAGGCGCCCTCCGCCGGTCCCCTGCGCCCAAACGCCAGCGTTCGTCGAAGAGCAAGGGCCTACGAGTTGGGGGGCGCAACGGCGATCTCGGTTCTGACCGAGCCCCGATTCTTTGCAGGAAGCTTTCACGATCTCCGGGAGGCGGCCCAAAGCACCCAGCTGCCCATTCTCTGCAAGGACTTCGTGGTCGACCGCAGGCAGATCCAGTGGGCTACACGTGCCGGGGCCAGTTGCGTTCTTCTGATCGCGGGCATTTTGCCGGGCAATTCCTTGCGCGCGTTCATCCAGATGTGCCGGGAGGAGGGTCTGGAATCCCTTGTGGAAGTGTTCACAGCCGAGGAGCTCGATAGGGCGCTGGACGCCGGCGCAGAAGCGATCGGGATCAACAGCCGGGACTTGCGCGACTTTTCCGTACGGTTGGAGCGCGTCCTGGAGCTCCGCTCCCGTGTGCCAAAGGGAATCCTTGTGGTTGCGGAGTCAGGCGTCCGGAGCACGGAGGATCTTCGACAGATTGCTCGGGCAGGTTTTGACGGGGTTCTTGTCGGAACCGCCCTGATGCGTTCACCCAAGCCGGGTACACTGCTGAGGCATTGGAGGGAAGGACTTGTGCCGTGTGCGGGTGAAGATCTGCGGCATTACACGCCTTGA
- the trpD gene encoding anthranilate phosphoribosyltransferase, with translation MRELLAKALDGEALSEKEAACAVHKIMDGEATPAQIGAFLAALRVRGETVDEIVGAARAMREKALRVPVQVEAIDTCGTGGDGVGSFNISTVAAFVAAGAGVPVAKHGNRSVSSRCGSADLLERLGINLELGPEQVGRCVDEVGIGFLFAPLLHRAMKHALGPRREIGARTIFNLLGPLTNPAFVKRQVLGVYSAGRVRDVALALQRLGVQRALVVHGDGMDEIALSGPTAVAELDGNSLREYTVEPEDFGFRRVPREELAGGDPDRNAEIALAALEGVPGPCLDAVLLNAGAAIWIGGLAQSWQEGIERAKEAVASGKARAKVDELREFTRCVP, from the coding sequence ATGAGGGAACTGCTTGCCAAAGCCCTGGACGGCGAGGCCCTTAGCGAGAAGGAAGCGGCCTGCGCCGTGCACAAGATCATGGACGGCGAGGCGACGCCCGCGCAGATCGGGGCGTTTCTGGCCGCTCTGCGGGTGCGGGGAGAGACGGTGGACGAGATTGTCGGCGCAGCCCGGGCCATGCGGGAAAAGGCCCTCCGCGTTCCGGTACAGGTGGAAGCGATTGACACCTGCGGTACGGGCGGCGACGGCGTGGGGAGCTTCAATATCTCCACGGTGGCGGCGTTCGTGGCGGCAGGGGCGGGTGTCCCGGTGGCCAAGCACGGAAATCGGTCCGTTTCCTCCCGCTGCGGTTCGGCAGACCTACTGGAGCGCCTGGGGATCAACCTCGAACTCGGTCCGGAGCAGGTGGGACGCTGTGTGGACGAGGTCGGGATCGGGTTTCTGTTCGCTCCCCTGCTGCACCGCGCGATGAAACACGCCCTCGGACCAAGGCGAGAAATCGGAGCCCGCACGATCTTCAATCTCCTGGGGCCGCTGACCAACCCCGCCTTCGTGAAACGCCAGGTCCTCGGCGTGTACAGCGCAGGGCGCGTACGCGACGTAGCCCTGGCCCTCCAGCGGCTGGGCGTGCAAAGAGCGCTGGTCGTGCACGGCGACGGAATGGACGAAATCGCCCTCTCCGGACCCACTGCCGTGGCAGAGCTGGACGGGAACTCCCTACGCGAGTACACGGTGGAGCCCGAGGACTTCGGGTTCCGCAGGGTGCCGCGTGAGGAGCTTGCGGGCGGCGACCCGGATCGTAACGCCGAGATCGCCTTGGCAGCTCTGGAGGGTGTCCCCGGCCCTTGCCTGGATGCGGTTCTCCTGAATGCCGGGGCCGCTATCTGGATCGGCGGGCTGGCCCAGTCCTGGCAAGAGGGGATCGAGCGGGCCAAAGAAGCCGTCGCCAGCGGAAAGGCGCGGGCCAAGGTCGACGAGCTCCGTGAATTCACAAGGTGCGTGCCGTGA